The Desulfocurvus vexinensis DSM 17965 genome includes the window AGCGCTGCCAACGCCTCGGCCCCGGAGGCGGGCGCCGCCGTCCGCCAGGCGGTGAACGCCACCGCCCCCGGCGCCGCCGGGGCCCTGGCCGGGGCCCTGGGCGACGGCCCCGGGCCGCTGGACGACGAGGCCCGGGAGAGCGTCAAAACCTTGCCCCAGGCCGGGGACATGACCGGGGCGCTGTTCCAGGTGGCGGGGGTGCTGTGCCTTCTGCTGGCGCTGATGTTCCTTGGCTTCTGGGTGCTCAAGCGCTTCGGCAAGCGCATGGGCCTTGGGGTTTTCGGCTCGGGCGACCTGCGTATCGAGGGCACCATGAGCCTGGGGCCCAAGAAGAGCATCGTCGTGGTCCGGTTCTTGAATAAGCGGATGGTGCTGGGCGTCACCGACGCCTCCATCAACCTGCTGACGCAAGTGGACACCGGCCATGACACTGATCGAAAGGATTTCGACAAGGCCCTGGACGAGGCTCGCGCCAAGGACGGCGGCATGTAGCCTCCTGCTTTTCGCGCTGCTGCCCCTGGCGGCGGCCCTGGCCCAGGAGCCGTCCGTGCCCTCCCTGCAGCTGAGCCTGGCCGCAGGGCAGACCGAGCCCGAAAAGGTCGCCACGACCCTGGAGATTCTCTTCCTGCTGACGGTGCTCTCCGTGGCGCCGTCCATCGTGCTCACCGCCACGTCCTTCACGCGCATCATCATCGTCTTCTCGTTCCTGCGCCAGGCCATGGGCACCAACCAGGTGCCGCCCAACCAGGTGCTGGCCTCCCTGGCCATCTTCATGACCGTGATGATCATGCT containing:
- the fliO gene encoding flagellar biosynthetic protein FliO; protein product: MPHLRRLVALFMLCALWAALTASPALAANATAQTDAAATAASGASAASAANASAPEAGAAVRQAVNATAPGAAGALAGALGDGPGPLDDEARESVKTLPQAGDMTGALFQVAGVLCLLLALMFLGFWVLKRFGKRMGLGVFGSGDLRIEGTMSLGPKKSIVVVRFLNKRMVLGVTDASINLLTQVDTGHDTDRKDFDKALDEARAKDGGM